CCCGCGGGGCGCTTGCCGATCTCCACCGTGCGGTGGTCGGGCATCCTGATCACGGCGTAGCGCCCGGGCTCGATCTGCTCGCGCAGCACCTTGGGGGTGACCCCCTCGCCGCCCAGCAGCCTGCTGTCGACGATGCTGACCAGGCGCACGGCGTCGGAGCTCACGCTCTCCTGGGCGCTGTTCTCGATGGTCCGGGTCTCGACGATGACCAGCGAAAGACCGAAGACCGCGATGACGACGAGCACCACGGCCAGGGTGGAGTTGATCAAGCGACGGCGCATTGCCCTACCGTGTCAGCTCTGGTCAGCTTTTCTCGAATCTGAAGCCGACACCGCGGACGGTGGCGATATAGCGGGGATTGGCCGCATCGTCACCGAGCTTCTTGCGCAGCCAGGAGATGTGCATGTCGAGGGTCTTGGTGGAGGACCACCAGGTGGTGTCCCACACCTCGCGCATCAGCTGATCGCGGGTGACCACCCGCCCGGCGTCCCGCACCAGGACCCGCAGCAGATCGAACTCCTTGGCGGTCAGCTGGAGCTCCTCGTCGCCCATCCAGGCGCGGTGCGACTCGACGTCGATCCGCACCCCGTGGGTGGCCGGCTGCTGTTGCTGCGTCTCGACCGCGCCGCGCCGCAGCAGTGCCCGGACCCGGGCGAGCAGTTCGGCGAGCCGGAACGGCTTGGTCACGTAGTCGTCGGCGCCGGCGTCCAGGCCGACCACCGTGTCCACCTCGTCCGCGCGGGCCGTGAGCACCAGCACCGGAAAGCCATGGCCCTCCGTACGGAGCCGACGGCAGACCTCGAGCCCGTCCATCCCGGGCAGGCCGAGGTCGAGGACGATCAGATCGACGCCTCCTTGCAGACCGGCGTCGAGCGCGGTGGGTCCGTCCTCACGCACCTCGACCTCGTACCCCTCGCGGCGCAGGGCGCGGGCGAGCGGCTCCGAGATGGATGCGTCATCCTCGGCGAGCAGTACTCGGGTCATGGGGGTGATGGTAGTCCGCTGAGATCGGAGCACGGGGCGCGTACGGCGCGACGGACGGAGCACGGACGGTTGCACACCTCCCCGTGAGCTATCTCTCACCGTCCCCAAAGGTGTCAAGAACGTGTCGTATGGTGAAACAACGTCTGTAGCACTCCTCCGGGACCTTTGGTGGCGACGACGCACCCAAAGGTCTCTGTCATGTCCGGAGCGGGACGGGGTCGGCACAACCGGCCCGGCCGCGCCCGGCCGCTCAGTCGCTCAGCCATCCCCCCCACAGGGCGCTGGCCCCGCCTGGCAGCGCTCCCTGAGCACGCAAGGAAACCACCATGGCGTCCAGCCTGACGAAGGGCGCCACCGCGCAGGGGACCCCTGCCGGCGGCAAAACCTTCTTCGGCCACCCCCGCGGCCTGGCCACTCTCTTCATGATCGAGATGTGGGAGCGATTCAGCTTCTACGGTATGCGGGCCCTGCTCGTGGTCTATCTGATCTCCGGTGGCCCCGACGCCAAGGACGGCGGGCAGGGCGGCGGACTCGGGATGACCGAGGGCAACGCGGTGGCCATCTACTCGGTGTACCTGGCCATGGTCTATCTGCTGGCCATGCCGGGCGGCTGGTTCGGCGACCGGGTCTGGGGTCCGCGCAAGACGGTGGTGATCGCGTCCGGCATCGTGATGGCCGGGCATCTGGCGCTCTCCGTCCCCGGCCAGGCGACCTTCTTCGCCGGACTCGGCCTGGTGGCACTCGGCTCCGGTCTGATCAAGGCCAATATCTCCACGATGGTGGGCCAGCTCTACGACGGTCCGCAGGACCCGCGCCGGGACGGCGGCTTCACCATCTTCTACATCGGCATCAACCTCGGGGCCTTCGCCGCCCCCCTGGTGATCGGCACCGTCGGCCAGTCGTACAACTGGCACCTGGGCTTCGCGCTCGCCGCCCTCGGCATGGCGCTGGGCCTGGTCCAGTTCCTGATCGGCACCCGCCACCTGAGCGCGGAGAGCAGCGTCGTCCCCACCCCGCTGGCCGCCGAGGAGCGCCGCTCCTGGCTGCGCAAGGCGATGATCTGGCTGATCGTGGCCGCGGTCTTCTACACCGGCGTGGTGCTGAGCGGCAGCTGGACCCTCAACTGGGTCCTGATCCCGATCACCATCCTCGGCCTGATCATCCCGACCGGGGTGCTGATCCGGATCAAGCGCGACCGGGAGCTCTCGGCGGTCGAGCAGACCAAGGTGAGCGGGTACATCTGGTTCTTCGTGGCCGCCGCCGTGTTCTGGATGATCTACGACCAGGGCGGTTCGACGATGTCGGCCTTCGCCGACTCCAAGACCGCGGACACGGTCTTCGGGCTGCACTTCCCGTCCTCGTGGTTCCAGTCCGTCAACCCGCTGATGATCATGGCGCTGGCGCCGGTCTTCGCCTGGCTGTGGCTGTGGCTGGCGCGGCGTGACCGGGAGCCGAACACCACGCTGAAGTTCGCGATGGCCCTGGTCCTGGTCGGTGCCTCGTTCTTCGTCTTCGTCGTGCCGATGGGGATGGCCGGGGACGGGACCAAGGTCAGCCCGCTGTGGCTGGTGTCGATCTACATGATCCAGACGATGGGTGAGCTGTGCCTGTCGCCGGTCGGCCTGTCGGTGACCACCAAGATGGCGCCGGCGAAGTACGCCAGCCAGATGATGGGCGTGTGGTTCCTGGCCGTGACCGCGGGCGACTGTGTCACGGGCCTGCTGTCCATCGCCGGGGTCGATCTGAGCGGGGGCGGGGTGATCGCGCTGGAGGCGACGATGGCGGCGCTCGCGGGCTTCGCGGTCTTCATGTACCGGAAGAAGGTCGTGGCGTTGATGGCCGACGTCCACTGACGTCCGTAAGGACGTCCACTGACGTCAGTAAGAGGCTCACGAGGGGCCCGGCGCGGGGAGATCCGCGCCGGGCCCTTCGCCATTCGTGTGGGCTTTCGTATGGGCCGGTGTTCAGCGGGTGGTGCCGCGCAGCTTGCGCCACGGGGTGAGGGTGAAGATGGCGCCGCCGAGCAGCACGGTGGTACCGGCGATCAGGGCGAGCGCCTTCAGCCCGCCGTGGTCACTGGCACCGGTGTCGGCGAGTCCGCCGCTGGTGGACGAACCGCCGCTGCTGCCCGAACCGCCGCCGCCGGAGGTGGAGCCACCGGAGCCGCTGCCGCCGCCGGTCGAGTCACCGCCGGTGGTGCCGCCGGGCTGGCCGGTGGTGTCCAGTTCCAGCGAGGCGCCGGGGTCCTTGGACGGGGTGCAGGTGGTGGTCGTACCGAGCGCCTTGACCGTCAGCACCCCGGGGGTGAGCGTCGACTTGCCGCTCGCACCCGGTTTGTAGGTGCCGGTGAGGTCGGGGATCTCGATCGGATCGCCGGACTTGATGGGCCCCTTGTTGGTCGGCCCCGCCACGGCGACGGTGCCCTTGTCCGCACCGCCGACCTTGACGGCCATCGACGGCTTGACCGAATTGGCGGGGATGTCGGCCGGGCTGTCCATCACGGACTTGCCGAACTTCACGGTCAGCTCGAAGTTCCCACCGCTCTTGGTGGCGTTGATCTGCACCGGGGAGGTCGCGTTCTTGTCGCCGATGGGGGTCTTGCAGGCGTAGGCGACCTGAACCTCCTTGCCGGTGTACGAACCGCCACCGCCGCCCCCGCCACCGGTGGTGCCGCTCGTGGTGCCACTGGTCGTTCCGCTCGTGGTACCGCTGGTGCTGCCACTGGTCGTTCCGCTCGTGGTACCGCTGGTCGTACCACTGGTGGTGCCGCTCGTGGTACCACTGGTCGTCCCGCTCGTGGTACCACTCGTCGTACCGCTCGTCGTACCGCCCGGGCCGCTGCCGCCGTCCGTCACTTTGATGGTCGCGGCGGCCTTCACGTCCTCCTTCGCCGAGCACTTGGTGTCCGTGGACAGCGGCTTGCTGACATTGATGTTGTAGCCGCCGGGCGTCAGCGTCACCTCTCCCGCCTTGGTGAGCTTGAGCTTCCCCTTCATGTCGGAGAGCTTCATCTCACCGCCCTTGGGGATCGCCGGGTTCTCCCGCGGCCCCTCCATGGCCAGTTCGCCGGTCTGCGCGCCGCCCACCGTGACGGTGCCGGTCGGCAGCACGGTGTTGGCCTCCAGGTCGAGGATGGGCGGGTTCTTGGAGGCGGCCTGCACCGTCTTCCACACCACCTCGACCTCGTCCCCGACCTTGGCCGTCTCCGGTGCCGTCACGGCCACGGTCGTGGTGCCCTCCACCGGGGGCAGTCCGGAGATGGGGGGCGGTAAGCACTCGGTCTTGTACGAGACGTCGGCGCCCTCCGCGCTGCCCGCGCCGAGCAGCACGCCCGCACCGCCGAGCAGCAGCGCGACGGCGGCCGCACTCACTCTTGGTCGCATCTCACGTGGTTCCTTTCGGGGTCGGTCGGTTCTCCTCGGTCGGTGCGGAAATCTGGTGGCGCGGCCGAGCCTCCGGCGCGGTGTCCGGGGTGAACCAGGGCAGCGCCGGCGGTGCGCCGTCCGCCGCGGCCGGTCCGGACGGCGGCGACGAGGGCGGGAACGGGGGCGGTGGCGGTGGCGGCGCGGTCCGGGCCGTACGGGGCCGTACCTTGTCCACGACGGCCATGCCGATCCGGAAGACCGTCGCCGAGACCACCACGCACAGCAGGACCCAGAAGAGCGTGACGCCCCAGGGCCGTCCCACCGCCCACGGCTGTTCGACGAGCAGCTTGTGGCCGTAGCGCAGTGAGACCAGATAGTCGCCATGGGCCCCGGCGGACAGTTCGACGTCCAGCTTGACCTGCGCCTTCTTCCCCGGCTTGATGGTCCCCCGCCAGCGCTGCTCCTCCCAGGACGGGGCGAAGACGCCGTGCGAGCTGCCCACCTCGAAGACCGGGTCGCGGGCCGGGGTCGAGCCGAGATTGCCGACGGTGACCACGAGCTTTCGCCTCGGCGGTGCGCCGAACCAGGTCAGCACCCCGCTGGAGCCGTCGAGCCGGGCCGAGAGCACGCTCAGCCGCTCGCCCCCGGTCCGCTGCTTCGGCAGCGGCGCGACCGGGTGTCCGGCGACCTTGAACGCCACGTCCGCGGCGGCGGCTTCGCCGGTGACGGTCGCTATATGGATGACACAGGGGCAGGGTTTGGGCGGCTCGGACACCGGCAGCTTCTTGGTGAAGGTGCCGTCCTTGCCGACGGTGACCGCCCTGCCGGCGCCGTTGGCGCACGCATTGGTGCCGCCGATCATGTTCTGCCCGCAGATGAGCAGGGTGAGCAGGGCGCGCGGCCGCCAGTGGGCGCCGGTCACGGTGACCGTGCCGCCCGTGCCCGCCTCGGCCTTGGAGACCTTGGCGGTCGGGCCCTCGGCCGCCGCGGCGCCGCCCGTAAGGGGCGCGCCGAGGGTGAGGAGGACCAGGGCGAGCACGGTGAGCACGGCGGAGGGCCGGACCGGGGTGCCTGGGTGTCGGCGTGCGTTCACGTGGTCGCTCCTGCCCCTGTGCGCTGCGATTGCGGCTGCGGTTCCGGCTGCGGCTGTGCTTCCGGCTGCGGCTGCGATCGCGGTGTGCGGTGTCGGCGGCGCCGCCTACGCAGCAGCCAGACGCCTCCCCCGGCGCCCGCCAAGGCGGTCGCCGCCGGTGCGAGCAGCCACCAGGGGACGGCCGTGTAGCCGGCGGTCGCGGTGGCGTGCGCGCCCCCGCCCGCGGTGACGGTGAGCGTCACGTCCACCGAGTCCAGGGCGGGCGGGTCCGGCCAGCTCTCGGTGAGCCGGACCCGTTTGCCCGGCGGCAGCTCGACCGGCAGGGTGCGGGGGGCCCGGCGCAGCACCTGGCCGAAGAGCCCGTCGGCACGTACGGCCAGCCGGGGGGTGAGCACGGTGTTGCCGCGGTTGACCAGGGCGTAGCGGATGGCCGCCCCGTCCCCGTGACCCTGGACCGTCACGTCCTCGACGGAGAGGGCGGACAGCGTCGCGCCGCTGATCCGCAGCCGCAGCCGGACCGCGATCTCCCGGCCGCCGGAGGAGACCATGACCGCGCCGGGGTGCTCACCGGGCACCGCGTCGGAGGGGACGGTGACGGTGAAGGGAATGTCGGCGCGGGTGCGGGGCGGCACCGTCACCCGCCGTTCGGCGAGCGCGATCCGGGCGCCGTCGCCGCCGCGCAGCCGGACGGTGCGGGGGTGCTCGCTCCGGTTGGTGACCGAGAGCTTGTCCTCGAGGACGGCGCCGGGCCCGCCTTCGAGGTAGATGTACGGCCGGTCGCCCGCGCCCGGCGCGCCGCCGCCCCCGGCGGCAGGGGCCGCCGACCAGTCGGGCCCGGCCGCGGCCGCCGTGGCGGTCCACGACGCGGAGCTCACCAGGGAGGCCAGGGAGGCGGCCAGCAGGACCGGGGCACAGGCGCGGACGGCTCGGCGGACGGCCGGACGTACCGCTGCCCGGACACCCCGGCGTACGGCTGCCCGCCCGGCCGGGCGGATGACGGCATGGACCGTGGCACGGATACGCGACGGCATCGGCGGCTCCTCGGCTGCCGCGCGCGTCAGGAGGTGGGACGCTGACGGCGGGTCAGCCAGAGCGCCCCGGCCACCCCGGCGAGCAGCACCGTGCCGCCGAGGGTGCCGAGCGCGACGGCGGAGTCCGTCGGTCCGGTCTGCGGCAGCTGGTCGTTGCCGGAGCCGCCCTGCGCACCGCTGGAGCCGTCCGATCCGCCCGTGCTCGTACCACCCGTACTACCCGTACCGCCCGTACTGCCCGAACCGCCGGTGGAGCCGGAGTCTCCGCCGCCGCCCGCGGCCTTGACGTCCAGCGTCAGCGAGGGCTTGGGGTTGTTGCCGGGGGTGCAGGTGGTGGTCGTGCCCAGCGCCTTGATGGTGAGCGTGGAGGCGGTGAAGGTGACCTTTCCGCTCTTCTTGGGGGTGTAGGTGCCCGACAGGTCACTGATCTTGATCGGGGTGTTGGCGGGGATGGCCTTGTCGTTGGCGGGGCCCGACACCGATACCGTGCCGCTCTCCGCTCCGCCCAGTTTGATGAGCGCGCTGGGGTGCATGGCGCCCTTGCCGAGCTCGACGGGGCTGGAGGAGACGCCCTTCTGGAAGGACATCGTGAGCTTGTAGGAACCGCCGCTCGCGACGCTCTTGATGTCGATGGGCGATACGGCGCTCTTGTCGCCGATCGGCGTCTTGCACTTGTAGTCGACGTCCACGGTGTCGGCGTGCGCGGCCGGGGCGGTGAGCAGCACCACGGACCCGGCCAGGGCCGCCGCGAGCGTGAGGGCGCCGCCACGGCCGGCCGGACGGCGTTGGTTGTGGGACACCACGAGATCCCCTCTCGTCAAGCGCCGCAGCCGAATGTAACTGACGGCACATCAGATTGGGCGCTGACGGTACGCCGGGGACCTCGTCAAGGGAAGACAAAGAGCACGCCGGATCGGCGTGGGGCGGAGAAGGGGTGGGGGAAAGCGGGATCGTGGCGCCGGAGCCGTGCTCTTCAGCCCGGCGCGGCCAGCTCGGCCCAGACCGTCTTGCCGGTCCCCTCCACGTTCCGCACGACCCCCCAGTCCAGGCACAGCCGCTGGACGATGAACATGCCATGGCCGCCGGGGCGTCCGGCGCGGTGCGGGGTGCGCGGCGCGGGCGTACCGGTGCCGAGGTCCACGACCTCCAGACGGAGCACTTTGGCGTTGCAGCTGACGCGCAGCTCCTCGGGGCCCTCGGCGTGCAGACAGGCGTTGGTGACCAGCTCGGAGACGACGAGCAGCACATCCTCGGCGGCGGCCCGGTGGTCGGCGGTCGCGGCCGGAAGCCACCCCCAGTCGCGCAGCGCCTGGCGGGTGAAGTCGCGGGCGCGCGGCACGGCCCCGCTGGCACCGATCAGATGGAGTCTGCGGATCTGGCGGGTGGGGCCGGCGGTCGGAGGGGCGCCGGCGGTCGGAGGGGGCGGTGGGGAGGCCGAAGCGGCGGGGCCGTCCGGGTCCGGGCCGCGGTCGCCCGGCGGGTACGGCCGCGTGGTGCTCATCAGCGCTTCACCTCACCGATTCACCGATTCAGGGACAAGGGATACCTGATCTCTTCAACAGTTTCAGCCTGTCTCCTGCCCGGCCATAGCGTGAGAACACCCACTACTTCCGCCCCATCGATGTGACGCGGGCAACGCATCGATGACCCATCGATGACACGCCGGAAACAGGAGTGAGCCAAGTCACTCGACAAGAGCGGCGTCAAGCGACCCATGCACGGTAAAGACGGCGTCCGCGCCCGTGATCTCGAACACCCGGGCAACGATCGGCAACATCCCTGCCAGGTGGACGCCGCCGCCCGCGGCCTCGGCCTTGAGCCGCGCGCCGAGGAGGACATTGAGCCCGGTGGAGTCGCAGAACTCCAGCTTCGAGCAGTCCACCACCAGCCGGACACGTCCCCCCTCCACGCATTTCTCAAGCGGCTCGCGCAGCACCTCGGCGGTGTGGTGATCCAACTCACCCACCGGCGTGACGACCGCACTCGCCCCGTGGTGCCGAACCTCGACCTGAAGTCGGCCCTTGCTGGCGCTGCCGACCATCCCGCGGTCCATCTGCGCACCTCTTCTGGCGTCTCGTTGCTTTCGATTGCGCGCATCGAACCCTACGCCTTCTACCCGCTGCTCTGGTAGCCGAACATTTCGCATAGTTCGGCAAATATGGACAACGTGGACTTGCCACTTGGTGGCCGATGCAGGTAGGCGTAGAGGGTCACACCCGCTTACGGACCGGCTTTGGAGGCGCCGCTCACCGGAGCAGCACGTTATGGCACCGGCAGCCATATGCCGAAGAACGATGGAGGAGACTATGTCACCCCGCCTCGACGACACGCGTACCGAACCCACGGGGAGTACTCGGACCACCGTTTCGTCGGCCCCCCTGCCCGAGCAGTTCACCCC
This genomic interval from Streptomyces asiaticus contains the following:
- a CDS encoding ATP-binding protein, producing the protein MSTTRPYPPGDRGPDPDGPAASASPPPPPTAGAPPTAGPTRQIRRLHLIGASGAVPRARDFTRQALRDWGWLPAATADHRAAAEDVLLVVSELVTNACLHAEGPEELRVSCNAKVLRLEVVDLGTGTPAPRTPHRAGRPGGHGMFIVQRLCLDWGVVRNVEGTGKTVWAELAAPG
- a CDS encoding response regulator transcription factor translates to MTRVLLAEDDASISEPLARALRREGYEVEVREDGPTALDAGLQGGVDLIVLDLGLPGMDGLEVCRRLRTEGHGFPVLVLTARADEVDTVVGLDAGADDYVTKPFRLAELLARVRALLRRGAVETQQQQPATHGVRIDVESHRAWMGDEELQLTAKEFDLLRVLVRDAGRVVTRDQLMREVWDTTWWSSTKTLDMHISWLRKKLGDDAANPRYIATVRGVGFRFEKS
- a CDS encoding LPXTG cell wall anchor domain-containing protein — encoded protein: MVSHNQRRPAGRGGALTLAAALAGSVVLLTAPAAHADTVDVDYKCKTPIGDKSAVSPIDIKSVASGGSYKLTMSFQKGVSSSPVELGKGAMHPSALIKLGGAESGTVSVSGPANDKAIPANTPIKISDLSGTYTPKKSGKVTFTASTLTIKALGTTTTCTPGNNPKPSLTLDVKAAGGGGDSGSTGGSGSTGGTGSTGGTSTGGSDGSSGAQGGSGNDQLPQTGPTDSAVALGTLGGTVLLAGVAGALWLTRRQRPTS
- a CDS encoding peptide MFS transporter; the encoded protein is MASSLTKGATAQGTPAGGKTFFGHPRGLATLFMIEMWERFSFYGMRALLVVYLISGGPDAKDGGQGGGLGMTEGNAVAIYSVYLAMVYLLAMPGGWFGDRVWGPRKTVVIASGIVMAGHLALSVPGQATFFAGLGLVALGSGLIKANISTMVGQLYDGPQDPRRDGGFTIFYIGINLGAFAAPLVIGTVGQSYNWHLGFALAALGMALGLVQFLIGTRHLSAESSVVPTPLAAEERRSWLRKAMIWLIVAAVFYTGVVLSGSWTLNWVLIPITILGLIIPTGVLIRIKRDRELSAVEQTKVSGYIWFFVAAAVFWMIYDQGGSTMSAFADSKTADTVFGLHFPSSWFQSVNPLMIMALAPVFAWLWLWLARRDREPNTTLKFAMALVLVGASFFVFVVPMGMAGDGTKVSPLWLVSIYMIQTMGELCLSPVGLSVTTKMAPAKYASQMMGVWFLAVTAGDCVTGLLSIAGVDLSGGGVIALEATMAALAGFAVFMYRKKVVALMADVH
- a CDS encoding COG1470 family protein gives rise to the protein MPSRIRATVHAVIRPAGRAAVRRGVRAAVRPAVRRAVRACAPVLLAASLASLVSSASWTATAAAAGPDWSAAPAAGGGGAPGAGDRPYIYLEGGPGAVLEDKLSVTNRSEHPRTVRLRGGDGARIALAERRVTVPPRTRADIPFTVTVPSDAVPGEHPGAVMVSSGGREIAVRLRLRISGATLSALSVEDVTVQGHGDGAAIRYALVNRGNTVLTPRLAVRADGLFGQVLRRAPRTLPVELPPGKRVRLTESWPDPPALDSVDVTLTVTAGGGAHATATAGYTAVPWWLLAPAATALAGAGGGVWLLRRRRRRHRTPRSQPQPEAQPQPEPQPQSQRTGAGATT
- a CDS encoding STAS domain-containing protein, which codes for MDRGMVGSASKGRLQVEVRHHGASAVVTPVGELDHHTAEVLREPLEKCVEGGRVRLVVDCSKLEFCDSTGLNVLLGARLKAEAAGGGVHLAGMLPIVARVFEITGADAVFTVHGSLDAALVE